From Selenomonas sp. AB3002, one genomic window encodes:
- the pssA gene encoding CDP-diacylglycerol--serine O-phosphatidyltransferase, producing the protein MDYRKIIPNTCTSMNLVFGMCSIIATINHDFVWGSIFILLALVADGLDGRTARFFGVSSEMGKEMDSLCDLGSFGIAPAILAWSLVLKDFGFLGMAVAIFFAICGMWRLARFNVNADVVHGYFMGLAIPAGGNIVAMSTLLFVETGFDPHALGYSYPLLMAVVAYLMVSHVHYPNFKGDGAEPIYLPTKIFAALFFAAILYLGSGAIVPAILAAVFGTYAASGILNSIIAIARKG; encoded by the coding sequence ATGGATTACCGCAAGATCATTCCGAATACGTGCACATCCATGAACCTGGTGTTCGGCATGTGTTCAATCATAGCAACAATCAACCATGATTTCGTTTGGGGCTCAATTTTCATTCTGCTGGCCCTGGTGGCTGATGGTTTGGACGGACGTACGGCCCGTTTCTTCGGGGTGTCCAGTGAGATGGGCAAGGAGATGGATTCACTTTGCGACCTAGGCTCTTTCGGCATAGCCCCGGCCATTCTGGCCTGGTCTTTGGTGCTGAAGGATTTTGGCTTCCTGGGCATGGCTGTGGCTATCTTCTTTGCCATCTGCGGCATGTGGCGGCTGGCCCGCTTCAATGTGAACGCTGACGTGGTGCACGGCTATTTCATGGGGCTGGCTATCCCTGCCGGGGGCAATATTGTGGCTATGTCCACCCTGCTCTTCGTGGAGACGGGCTTTGACCCTCATGCACTGGGCTATAGCTATCCTCTGCTCATGGCAGTGGTGGCTTATCTCATGGTGAGTCATGTGCACTATCCCAATTTCAAGGGAGACGGTGCCGAGCCCATCTATCTGCCCACCAAGATTTTCGCTGCCCTGTTCTTTGCCGCCATTCTCTATCTGGGGTCTGGGGCTATCGTGCCTGCCATTCTGGCAGCTGTCTTTGGCACCTATGCGGCCAGCGGCATACTTAATTCAATCATTGCAATAGCAAGGAAAGGCTGA
- the rpsP gene encoding 30S ribosomal protein S16, whose amino-acid sequence MAVKIRLNRMGAKKNPFYRIVVADSRAPRDGRFIEILGNYDPSKQPAAVSVDEDKVLDWMNKGAQPTDTVKNLLSKQGIMAKFAESKKAKN is encoded by the coding sequence ATGGCAGTAAAGATTCGTTTGAACCGCATGGGTGCTAAGAAGAACCCCTTCTATCGCATCGTGGTAGCTGATTCCCGCGCTCCTCGCGACGGTCGTTTCATCGAGATCCTCGGTAACTACGATCCGTCCAAGCAGCCCGCTGCAGTCAGCGTTGACGAGGACAAGGTTCTCGATTGGATGAACAAGGGCGCTCAGCCGACCGACACCGTCAAGAATCTCCTGAGCAAGCAGGGCATCATGGCTAAGTTTGCTGAGAGCAAGAAGGCTAAGAACTAA
- the ylxM gene encoding YlxM family DNA-binding protein: protein MEQLLYLSTLFDLYGPLLTEKQQECLRLHLFEDFSLAEIGESLGISRQAVYDNIHRAQKAMESYEEKLELARRYHLERQELTELAGKIERLRQPGNEAAVDDILGRLTPLLGRTSQEA from the coding sequence CTGGAACAGCTTTTATACTTATCTACGCTCTTTGACCTCTATGGTCCCCTGCTGACAGAAAAGCAGCAGGAATGCCTGAGGCTCCATCTCTTCGAGGATTTTTCCCTGGCAGAGATTGGGGAGAGCCTGGGGATTTCCAGGCAGGCGGTGTATGACAATATCCACCGTGCCCAGAAAGCCATGGAGAGCTATGAGGAAAAGTTGGAACTGGCCAGGCGTTATCACCTGGAGCGGCAGGAACTTACTGAGCTTGCCGGAAAGATAGAGAGACTGAGGCAGCCGGGGAACGAAGCGGCTGTGGATGATATACTAGGGCGGCTGACTCCGCTTTTGGGCCGCACCAGCCAGGAGGCGTAA
- a CDS encoding WecB/TagA/CpsF family glycosyltransferase → MPNKVDILGVNVDSLTMQEAVEQVEKFIEAGTPVLIATANAEMLMRATYDEELKEILNGAAMVTPDGAGTVWAAHHLGFAMPERVAGYDLAQNLMAEASQRGQKVFFFGSAPGVAEKAKAKAEQLYPGIEICGVRNGYFKEADEPAIIEEIKAAKPDILLAALGVPKQEKWLWKYKDELGVPVSIGVGGTLDVMAGVMKRAPRWMQKAKLEWLFRGMLQPKRAGRLMALPKFVLKVHASKR, encoded by the coding sequence GTGCCTAACAAGGTAGATATATTGGGAGTGAACGTGGATTCGCTCACCATGCAGGAAGCAGTAGAGCAGGTGGAAAAATTCATTGAGGCAGGGACGCCGGTGCTTATTGCCACTGCCAATGCGGAAATGCTCATGCGGGCTACTTACGACGAGGAACTGAAGGAAATCCTCAACGGGGCAGCTATGGTGACCCCGGATGGGGCAGGCACCGTATGGGCTGCCCATCATCTGGGCTTTGCCATGCCTGAGCGGGTGGCAGGCTACGACCTGGCTCAGAATCTCATGGCAGAAGCCTCCCAGCGTGGGCAGAAGGTGTTTTTCTTCGGCTCTGCCCCGGGGGTGGCGGAAAAGGCCAAGGCCAAGGCAGAGCAGCTTTATCCCGGCATCGAGATCTGCGGGGTAAGGAACGGCTACTTCAAGGAAGCTGACGAGCCGGCCATCATTGAAGAAATCAAGGCGGCCAAGCCGGATATCCTTCTGGCAGCTCTCGGCGTGCCCAAGCAGGAGAAGTGGCTCTGGAAATACAAGGATGAGCTGGGCGTACCTGTGTCCATTGGCGTGGGCGGCACCCTGGATGTCATGGCGGGAGTCATGAAGCGGGCACCCCGCTGGATGCAGAAGGCCAAGCTGGAGTGGCTTTTCCGCGGCATGCTCCAGCCCAAGCGGGCAGGCAGGCTTATGGCCCTGCCGAAGTTCGTGCTCAAGGTGCACGCATCGAAAAGGTAA
- a CDS encoding YlqD family protein produces MDSISLKMPVTIKAKLTEKLREKMIKDLDEGISRAQLEVQQIEIQAKRAIQENEVPEPTVTDIQRLNMIKQHFGEERQKRLDFIAESQQRREDAQKLVLGAEIVQGTLERQVEIHVGDDMRELMNVEVLVEDDKIVAIRG; encoded by the coding sequence ATGGATTCTATTTCCCTTAAAATGCCTGTGACCATCAAGGCAAAGCTCACCGAGAAACTCCGCGAGAAGATGATCAAGGATTTGGATGAAGGCATCAGCCGCGCCCAGCTGGAGGTCCAGCAGATTGAGATCCAGGCCAAGCGCGCTATTCAGGAGAATGAAGTGCCTGAGCCTACGGTGACGGATATCCAGCGCCTGAACATGATCAAGCAGCACTTTGGCGAAGAGCGCCAGAAGCGTCTGGACTTCATCGCTGAGTCCCAGCAGCGCCGCGAGGATGCCCAGAAGCTGGTGCTTGGTGCCGAGATTGTCCAGGGCACTCTGGAGCGCCAGGTGGAGATTCATGTAGGCGACGATATGCGCGAGCTCATGAACGTGGAAGTGCTGGTGGAAGATGATAAGATCGTTGCCATCAGAGGCTAA
- the rimM gene encoding ribosome maturation factor RimM (Essential for efficient processing of 16S rRNA), with the protein MIRSLPSEAKSKDRITIGKVGAAHGIKGEMRIIPLTDFTERFSTMKEVMVGNELLHIESCKYHKQYVLLKFREYPQREQAEALTGKMLTVDRQEAAPLAEGEFYTFDIIGLKVLDPAGQELGTVENVLRTGSNDVYQARKPDGGELLIPALKAVVKEINIPGGTMTVEMPEEITAGGKKAEGDSHAH; encoded by the coding sequence ATGATAAGATCGTTGCCATCAGAGGCTAAGTCCAAAGACCGCATCACCATTGGCAAGGTGGGGGCTGCCCACGGCATCAAGGGGGAGATGCGCATCATTCCCCTGACAGACTTCACGGAGCGCTTCAGCACCATGAAGGAAGTCATGGTGGGAAATGAGCTGCTGCACATTGAAAGCTGCAAGTACCACAAGCAGTACGTGCTCCTGAAGTTCAGGGAATATCCTCAGCGGGAGCAGGCCGAGGCCCTGACGGGCAAGATGCTGACTGTAGACCGCCAGGAGGCCGCTCCTTTGGCAGAGGGCGAGTTCTACACCTTTGACATCATCGGCCTCAAGGTGCTTGACCCTGCGGGGCAGGAGCTGGGCACGGTGGAAAATGTCCTGCGCACGGGCAGCAATGACGTGTACCAGGCCAGAAAGCCTGATGGGGGAGAGCTCCTGATTCCTGCCCTCAAGGCAGTGGTGAAGGAAATCAATATCCCCGGAGGCACCATGACGGTGGAAATGCCCGAGGAAATCACGGCAGGCGGCAAAAAGGCCGAAGGAGACAGCCATGCGCATTGA
- a CDS encoding 7-carboxy-7-deazaguanine synthase QueE, with protein sequence MKENLIEIFSSIQGEGKYVGCRQVFVRFEGCNLDCRYCDTENEPGSHKTCDIETYAGSREFARVPNPRAASQVAMEINRLCQEVPHQAVSFTGGEPLLHADFIREVAKEIEVPVFLETNGTLYKQLESIIDITDIISMDIKLPSIVTQPQWEAHRRFIEIARAKDLYIKLVVAEETTEAEFRQAIDLVAETAPETLFIIQPVTPYGGVKAASPEKILICQNYALTKLKDVRVIPQTHKMIGQI encoded by the coding sequence ATGAAAGAAAATCTTATCGAAATTTTTTCTTCCATCCAGGGAGAGGGAAAATACGTGGGCTGCCGTCAGGTCTTCGTGCGCTTCGAGGGCTGCAACCTGGACTGCCGCTACTGCGATACGGAAAATGAGCCGGGCAGCCACAAGACCTGCGATATAGAAACCTATGCTGGCAGCCGTGAATTCGCCAGGGTGCCTAATCCCCGCGCTGCCAGTCAGGTGGCTATGGAAATAAACCGCCTGTGCCAGGAAGTGCCCCATCAGGCTGTGAGCTTCACCGGGGGAGAGCCCTTGCTGCACGCTGACTTCATCCGTGAGGTTGCCAAAGAAATAGAGGTGCCTGTCTTCCTAGAGACCAATGGCACCCTCTATAAGCAGCTGGAGAGCATCATAGATATCACGGACATCATCAGCATGGACATCAAGCTCCCCAGCATTGTCACCCAGCCCCAGTGGGAGGCCCACAGGCGCTTTATCGAGATAGCCAGGGCCAAAGACCTCTATATCAAGCTGGTGGTGGCTGAGGAAACCACGGAAGCAGAATTCCGTCAGGCCATCGACCTGGTGGCAGAGACCGCCCCGGAAACCCTCTTCATCATCCAGCCCGTGACTCCTTATGGCGGCGTCAAGGCTGCCAGCCCGGAGAAAATCCTTATATGCCAGAACTATGCTCTGACCAAACTAAAAGATGTAAGGGTTATTCCTCAGACACATAAGATGATTGGGCAGATTTAA
- a CDS encoding glutamine synthetase, with the protein MDELLYVIPANSSKEEVLKYVSEHPEIKFVSLVGIDMAGNDTDEKIPMRIFVKDIDDFYAGSAVQTDGSSVVLTGIATLNNAKVDMPIDPTVNWFVDYNYEHYDESLGKPVGTLRIPAFLVHEGKRVDSRAVLADTLEYVKKNMLDLLHANPQISGLDLDGSQVEDISFTSATELEFWVKTPLDEASIEEMEASQVMQEQYWERTHGAVRTALEGCVLELDRYGLNVEMGHKEVGGLKAQIDESGKIAHVCEQIEVDWRFDNALQAADNEILVRTVVKEIFRANGLEVSFKAKPMIGLAGNGEHTHIGMAAVTKDGKFHNLFAPAEAKKDFMSAVGYGAIMGMLKNYEVINPFVSATNDSLNRLKPGFEAPVCIVTSLGHSPEVPSRNRTILAGLIRDLENPMATRFELRACNPYTNTYLVLAAIYSACLDGIQMAVKHTTVELLKELSKNAGEEGFYLEKDRAYRSEEDVFEDYTDEERDRLFGAPPATVWENMQNFEAYPEKKAVITAGGALRDQIIDAFRAGALLRWKTELVARIIPENRDIVRKAREIESDWVTDQDAYNWNKIAILRNYLAKDSIDEKSLFTLLINALNEKDYATASGLQVEMYDKMEELKALYDSYSKNML; encoded by the coding sequence ATGGATGAACTTCTGTATGTAATTCCCGCTAATTCCAGCAAGGAAGAAGTGCTCAAGTATGTAAGCGAGCATCCGGAAATCAAGTTCGTTTCCCTGGTGGGCATCGACATGGCCGGCAATGATACCGATGAGAAGATTCCCATGCGCATCTTCGTTAAGGATATAGATGATTTCTATGCAGGTTCTGCTGTGCAGACCGACGGTTCTTCCGTTGTGCTCACCGGCATCGCCACCCTGAACAACGCCAAGGTTGATATGCCTATCGACCCCACGGTGAACTGGTTCGTGGATTACAACTACGAGCATTATGACGAGAGCCTGGGCAAGCCTGTAGGCACCCTGCGCATCCCTGCCTTCCTGGTGCATGAGGGCAAGCGCGTTGACTCCCGTGCCGTGCTGGCAGATACCCTTGAATATGTGAAGAAGAACATGCTGGACCTGCTCCATGCCAATCCGCAAATTTCTGGCCTGGATTTGGACGGCAGCCAGGTGGAGGATATCTCCTTCACCTCCGCTACGGAGCTGGAGTTCTGGGTCAAGACTCCGCTGGATGAGGCCTCCATTGAAGAGATGGAAGCTTCCCAGGTCATGCAGGAGCAGTACTGGGAGCGTACCCACGGTGCTGTGCGCACGGCTCTTGAGGGCTGCGTGCTGGAACTGGACCGCTACGGCCTGAATGTAGAGATGGGCCATAAGGAAGTGGGCGGCCTCAAGGCTCAGATTGACGAGAGCGGCAAGATTGCCCACGTCTGCGAGCAGATTGAGGTTGACTGGCGCTTCGATAATGCCCTGCAGGCTGCAGATAACGAGATCCTGGTGCGCACCGTGGTAAAGGAGATCTTCCGTGCCAACGGCCTGGAAGTCAGCTTCAAGGCTAAGCCCATGATCGGCCTGGCCGGCAACGGCGAGCACACCCATATCGGCATGGCTGCTGTCACCAAGGACGGCAAGTTCCATAACCTCTTTGCTCCTGCTGAGGCCAAGAAGGACTTCATGAGCGCTGTGGGCTATGGCGCTATCATGGGCATGCTGAAGAACTACGAGGTCATCAACCCCTTCGTTTCCGCTACCAATGACTCCCTGAACCGTTTGAAGCCCGGCTTCGAGGCTCCGGTCTGCATCGTCACCTCCCTGGGCCACAGCCCGGAGGTTCCTTCCCGCAACCGTACCATCCTGGCCGGCCTGATCCGTGACCTGGAGAACCCCATGGCCACCCGCTTCGAGCTCCGTGCCTGCAACCCCTACACCAACACCTATCTGGTCCTGGCAGCCATCTACTCCGCTTGCCTGGACGGCATTCAGATGGCAGTGAAGCACACCACCGTGGAACTCCTGAAGGAGCTCTCCAAGAATGCTGGTGAGGAAGGCTTCTATCTGGAGAAGGACCGCGCTTACCGCAGCGAGGAGGATGTGTTCGAGGATTACACGGATGAGGAGCGCGACCGTCTCTTCGGTGCACCTCCTGCCACTGTCTGGGAGAACATGCAGAACTTCGAGGCTTATCCTGAGAAGAAGGCTGTCATAACCGCTGGCGGCGCTCTCCGCGACCAGATCATCGACGCTTTCCGCGCCGGTGCCCTGCTGCGCTGGAAGACTGAGCTGGTGGCCCGCATCATCCCGGAGAACCGCGATATCGTGCGCAAGGCCCGTGAGATTGAGTCCGACTGGGTGACCGACCAGGATGCTTACAACTGGAACAAGATTGCCATCCTGCGCAACTACCTGGCCAAGGACAGCATTGATGAGAAGTCTCTCTTCACCCTGTTGATCAATGCCCTGAACGAGAAGGACTACGCAACCGCTTCCGGCCTGCAGGTGGAGATGTACGACAAGATGGAAGAGCTCAAGGCTCTCTATGACAGCTACAGCAAGAACATGCTGTAA
- the ffh gene encoding signal recognition particle protein — protein MIFESLSDRLQQTFKKLRGHGKLTEDDVNEAMREVRMALLEADVNFKVVKDFIKTVKERAVGQDILETLTPAQVVVKIVDEELTNLMGGTQSRINMSPNPPTVIMMVGLQGAGKTTSAGKLGLSLKKQGKRPLLVAADIYRPAAIKQLQVVGEQLGLPVFTMPQGTDAVTIAKEALPYSQSHANDVVIIDTAGRLQIDEKLMQELRDIKGNVKPHEILLVVDAMTGQESVNVAQTFNESLGLDGVVMTKLDGDARGGAALSVKAVTGVPIKFIGMGEKLEALEPFHPDRMASRILGMGDVLSLVEKAQATFDMEEAKAMEKKLRKDEFTLDDFLSQMQQVKKLGSLESILGMIPGMGGLKKQLEGQDIDLDGKEMRQIEAIIKSMTPKERADITIINGSRRKRIAMGSGTRVQDVNRLLKQFGEMRKMMKKMKKMQKGKKGGFPGLGALGSMGLPKMPFMK, from the coding sequence TTGATTTTTGAATCTTTATCGGACCGCCTGCAGCAGACTTTCAAGAAGCTGCGGGGCCATGGCAAATTGACGGAGGACGATGTCAATGAAGCCATGCGTGAAGTGCGCATGGCACTCCTTGAGGCCGATGTGAACTTCAAGGTGGTCAAGGACTTCATCAAGACCGTGAAGGAGCGGGCGGTGGGCCAGGATATCCTGGAGACCCTCACCCCTGCCCAGGTAGTGGTGAAGATTGTTGATGAGGAGCTCACCAACCTCATGGGAGGTACCCAGAGCCGCATCAACATGAGCCCCAATCCGCCTACTGTCATCATGATGGTGGGCCTGCAGGGCGCAGGCAAGACTACTTCTGCCGGCAAGCTGGGCCTGTCCCTGAAAAAGCAGGGCAAGCGTCCTCTGCTGGTGGCAGCAGATATCTACCGCCCGGCTGCTATCAAGCAGCTGCAGGTGGTGGGCGAGCAGCTGGGGCTGCCGGTTTTCACCATGCCCCAGGGCACGGATGCCGTGACTATCGCCAAAGAGGCTCTGCCTTATTCCCAGAGTCATGCCAACGATGTCGTCATCATCGATACGGCAGGCCGCCTGCAGATTGACGAAAAGCTCATGCAGGAGCTGAGGGATATCAAGGGCAATGTGAAGCCCCATGAGATCCTGCTGGTAGTAGATGCCATGACCGGTCAGGAGTCCGTGAATGTGGCTCAGACCTTCAATGAGAGCCTGGGCCTGGACGGCGTGGTCATGACCAAGCTGGACGGCGATGCCCGCGGCGGCGCGGCTCTGTCTGTCAAGGCAGTGACCGGCGTGCCCATCAAGTTCATCGGCATGGGTGAGAAGCTGGAGGCTCTTGAGCCCTTCCACCCGGACCGCATGGCTTCACGCATCCTGGGCATGGGTGATGTGCTTTCTCTGGTGGAGAAGGCGCAGGCTACCTTCGACATGGAGGAAGCCAAGGCCATGGAGAAGAAGCTGCGCAAGGATGAATTCACCCTTGACGACTTCCTCTCCCAGATGCAGCAGGTCAAGAAGCTGGGCTCCCTGGAGAGCATTCTGGGCATGATTCCCGGCATGGGCGGGCTCAAGAAGCAGCTGGAAGGTCAGGATATCGACCTGGACGGCAAGGAGATGCGCCAGATTGAGGCCATCATCAAGTCCATGACCCCTAAGGAGCGGGCAGACATCACCATCATCAACGGCAGCCGCCGCAAGCGCATTGCTATGGGCAGCGGCACCAGGGTGCAGGACGTGAACAGGCTTTTGAAGCAGTTCGGCGAAATGCGCAAGATGATGAAGAAGATGAAGAAAATGCAGAAGGGTAAAAAGGGCGGCTTCCCCGGTCTTGGCGCCCTTGGCAGCATGGGACTTCCCAAGATGCCCTTCATGAAGTAA
- a CDS encoding glycosyltransferase family 2 protein, whose translation MVPMQILIFLFTLYFFVIGFCGLWRRREQKIMTPKKTFAVIVAAHNEQAVIGQLVENLQHLNYPKELFDVFVIADNCNDNTAEIAGKAGAIVCERTHPTKKSKGFALEWMFEKLFEMEKQYDAVVIFDADNLVHPQFLMEMNNRLCKGDKIIQGYLDAKNPYDTWVAGTFAIAFWVIDHISHLAKTNIGLSAVLGGTGMCITTDVLKKHGWRATCLTEDMEFTMKSLAEGIKTTWAHDAIVYDEKPLTFKQSWNQRKRWAQGQFDVAHRFIPKMLIEGWRQKDIRIWDGCIYLLQPHFLMISTFFIIISYVQLGFEPFYTNIYTLLPSQMMTAIMMGQYILPMIILFKIRAKWKAWLYMLLYPVFIYSWIPIIFLGFIHRNEHEWSHTQHTRAMNMADLVGNVKNTKGFDKLN comes from the coding sequence ATGGTTCCCATGCAGATTCTGATTTTCCTCTTTACCCTGTACTTCTTTGTCATAGGCTTCTGCGGTCTTTGGCGCCGCAGGGAACAGAAAATCATGACACCGAAAAAGACCTTTGCTGTCATTGTGGCCGCGCATAACGAGCAGGCGGTTATTGGGCAGCTGGTGGAGAATCTGCAGCACCTCAATTATCCCAAGGAGCTGTTTGATGTCTTCGTCATTGCGGATAACTGCAATGACAATACGGCTGAGATTGCTGGCAAGGCTGGTGCCATCGTCTGCGAGCGCACTCATCCTACCAAAAAGAGCAAGGGCTTTGCTCTGGAGTGGATGTTCGAGAAGCTCTTTGAGATGGAAAAACAGTATGATGCCGTAGTCATCTTTGACGCGGACAATCTTGTTCATCCCCAGTTCCTGATGGAGATGAACAACCGCCTTTGCAAGGGAGACAAGATAATCCAGGGCTATCTGGATGCCAAGAACCCCTACGATACCTGGGTGGCAGGCACCTTTGCCATCGCCTTCTGGGTCATCGACCACATTTCCCATCTGGCCAAGACCAATATCGGTCTTTCTGCCGTACTGGGCGGCACGGGCATGTGCATCACCACGGATGTGCTGAAGAAGCATGGTTGGCGCGCCACCTGTCTGACGGAGGACATGGAGTTCACCATGAAGTCCCTGGCTGAGGGCATCAAGACCACCTGGGCCCATGATGCTATCGTCTATGACGAGAAGCCCTTGACCTTCAAGCAGTCCTGGAATCAGCGCAAGCGCTGGGCCCAGGGACAGTTCGATGTGGCGCACCGCTTCATCCCCAAGATGCTCATTGAGGGCTGGCGGCAGAAGGATATCCGCATCTGGGATGGCTGCATCTATCTTCTGCAGCCCCACTTCCTGATGATATCCACCTTCTTCATCATCATCAGCTACGTGCAGCTGGGCTTTGAGCCTTTCTACACCAATATCTACACTCTGCTGCCTTCGCAGATGATGACGGCCATCATGATGGGCCAGTACATCCTGCCCATGATCATTCTCTTCAAGATCAGGGCAAAGTGGAAGGCCTGGCTCTACATGCTGCTCTATCCCGTGTTCATCTACTCCTGGATTCCAATCATCTTCCTGGGTTTCATCCACAGGAATGAGCACGAGTGGAGCCACACTCAGCACACCCGGGCCATGAACATGGCAGACCTGGTGGGCAACGTGAAGAACACCAAGGGCTTCGACAAATTGAATTGA
- the trmD gene encoding tRNA (guanosine(37)-N1)-methyltransferase TrmD, whose protein sequence is MRIDMVTLFPEMFLGPFGDSITKRAIESGILDIHYLNFRDYSFDKHHHVDDSPFGGGAGMVLKPEPLFRAVRALKEETKEFEGNRRVLLMDPSGPTFTQAKAKELAGYDQLIFICGHYEGFDARITENLADEAISIGDYVLTGGELPAMVITDAVSRMLPGVLGDEDSAPTDSFYEGLLEFPQYTRPREFEGMEVPEILLSGDHGKIRQWRRQESLRITLKNRPDLLEKAPLTDKDREYLARLKENL, encoded by the coding sequence ATGCGCATTGACATGGTGACCCTTTTCCCGGAGATGTTCCTGGGCCCCTTTGGTGACAGCATCACCAAGCGGGCTATTGAAAGCGGCATTCTGGATATCCACTATCTGAATTTCCGTGATTATTCCTTTGACAAGCATCATCATGTGGACGATTCTCCCTTTGGGGGAGGGGCTGGCATGGTGCTGAAGCCCGAGCCGTTATTTAGGGCAGTCAGGGCTTTGAAGGAAGAAACCAAGGAGTTTGAAGGCAATCGCCGGGTGCTGCTCATGGACCCTTCTGGTCCTACCTTCACCCAGGCCAAGGCCAAGGAACTGGCGGGGTACGACCAGCTTATCTTTATCTGCGGCCACTATGAGGGCTTTGATGCCCGCATTACGGAGAATCTGGCAGATGAGGCCATTTCCATCGGGGATTATGTGCTCACAGGCGGGGAACTGCCTGCCATGGTCATCACCGATGCCGTGTCCCGCATGCTGCCGGGAGTGCTGGGGGACGAAGATTCCGCTCCTACGGATTCCTTCTACGAAGGTCTGCTGGAGTTTCCCCAGTACACCCGCCCCAGGGAGTTCGAGGGCATGGAAGTGCCTGAAATCCTGCTTTCCGGTGACCACGGCAAGATTCGCCAGTGGCGGCGGCAGGAGTCACTGCGGATTACCTTGAAGAACCGCCCGGATCTTTTGGAAAAAGCTCCCTTGACGGACAAGGACAGGGAGTATCTGGCAAGGCTTAAAGAAAACCTGTAA
- a CDS encoding KH domain-containing protein → MKEIVEVIAKSLVDHPESVEVSEKQDGDQLVLELRVAEDDMGKVIGRQGRIAKALRTVVKAAATRENKKVTVEII, encoded by the coding sequence ATGAAAGAAATTGTTGAAGTTATCGCTAAGTCCTTAGTGGATCATCCCGAGTCCGTAGAGGTCTCTGAGAAGCAGGACGGGGACCAGCTGGTGCTGGAACTCCGTGTTGCCGAGGATGATATGGGCAAGGTTATTGGCCGTCAGGGGCGCATCGCGAAAGCTTTGCGCACCGTGGTCAAGGCTGCAGCCACCCGGGAGAACAAGAAAGTCACGGTTGAGATTATCTAA
- the queD gene encoding 6-carboxytetrahydropterin synthase QueD gives MYTLKVEGAFEAAHRVAGYPGKCDRLHGHNWVVEATVKGTELDELGMLVDFKVIKKALKNTLERFDHRYLNELAPFKEGLNPTAENLSRIIFEELEESEVFQRDSQLAAVTVFESPKSSVTYTKD, from the coding sequence ATGTATACACTGAAAGTAGAGGGGGCTTTTGAGGCCGCCCACCGGGTGGCGGGCTATCCGGGCAAGTGCGACAGGCTCCATGGCCACAACTGGGTGGTGGAAGCCACAGTGAAGGGGACTGAGCTGGACGAGCTGGGGATGCTGGTGGACTTCAAGGTCATCAAGAAAGCCTTGAAAAACACTCTGGAGCGTTTCGACCACCGTTACCTGAATGAACTGGCACCCTTCAAGGAGGGGCTTAATCCCACAGCGGAGAATTTGTCCCGTATCATCTTTGAGGAGCTGGAGGAAAGCGAGGTCTTCCAGCGGGACAGCCAGCTGGCGGCTGTCACTGTCTTTGAATCACCGAAATCCAGCGTCACTTATACAAAGGACTGA
- a CDS encoding phosphatidylserine decarboxylase family protein, which produces MLHIVREGYPFIGFCLALAIILGFSVSPYVAVVPAVLALYFMYFFRNPRREIAKDSQHILSPADGTVQDIAELKHDEDDFVQGPCKKVTIFMSVFNVHVNRSPMDGEIKLQKYFCGRFRPAYKDEVGFVNEHHLIGLENDRLRITVKQIAGILARRIVSWVTLEDKLKQGDLYGMIRFGSCLEIVMPAEVEVCVRKGEKVTGGQTVIGRLKD; this is translated from the coding sequence TTGCTCCATATCGTAAGGGAAGGCTATCCTTTCATAGGTTTCTGCCTGGCCTTGGCAATAATTTTGGGTTTCTCGGTCAGCCCTTATGTGGCGGTGGTTCCCGCTGTGCTGGCCCTGTATTTCATGTACTTTTTCCGCAATCCCCGGCGGGAGATTGCGAAAGACTCCCAGCATATCCTTTCCCCTGCCGACGGCACGGTGCAGGACATTGCGGAGCTGAAGCATGATGAGGATGACTTTGTGCAGGGGCCCTGCAAGAAGGTCACGATTTTCATGTCTGTCTTCAATGTCCATGTGAATCGCAGCCCTATGGACGGGGAAATCAAGCTGCAGAAGTACTTTTGTGGCCGTTTTCGTCCTGCCTACAAGGATGAGGTGGGCTTTGTGAATGAGCATCACCTTATCGGTCTGGAAAATGATCGTCTGCGCATTACGGTGAAGCAGATTGCGGGCATTCTGGCACGGCGCATTGTGTCCTGGGTGACCTTGGAGGACAAGCTGAAGCAGGGTGACCTGTACGGCATGATCCGCTTCGGTTCCTGCCTGGAAATCGTCATGCCTGCCGAGGTGGAGGTATGCGTCAGGAAGGGCGAAAAGGTTACAGGGGGACAGACTGTTATCGGGAGGCTGAAGGACTGA